Within the Tessaracoccus flavescens genome, the region AGGGGCGCCGACATCTGGTCGCCTGTGGCGTGGCGAAGGCGCGGATCGAGTTCAGCGGCTTCTGGAGGGTGGGCCGCGCCGCCGACTGATCCTCGGCCGACAGACGTTGCGGCTGATTCCTTCTCGTAGCCGCGACCGCAGGAAAAATCAGTGGCCCGGTCCTGGACAGACCGGGCCACTGGTACGTTCGGCTGCGGCGCTGTGCCGCGTCGGTGACTACTCCGGGGCGCCGCTGCGACGGAGCACCTCGCTCAGCCTTTCGGCGGCCGCGAGTACCGCAGGCGCGTGCAGGCGGCCGGGGGAGCGGGTGAGTCGCTCGATCGGTCCGGAGACGGACACGGCGGCGATGAGCTTGCCGGACGGGGCGAGCACGGGCGCGGAGACCGATGCGACGCCTGCCTCGCGTTCGGCGACGGACTGGGCCCAGCCGCGACGACGCACCGACTGCAGCGTCGAGAGGGTGAATGAGGCGGTGTCGAGCAGCTTCTCGAGCTTCTCCGGTTCCTCCCAGGCCAGCAGTACCTGCGCCGCGGAGCCCGCGGACATCGAGAGCTGCGCTCCGACGGGGACGGTGTCGCGCAGGCCGTGCGGGCGTTCCACTGAGGCGACGCAGATGCGGATGTCGCCCTGGCGGCGGAACAATTGCACCGACTCGCCCGTGATGTCGCGCAGGCGCGTGAGG harbors:
- a CDS encoding IclR family transcriptional regulator, with amino-acid sequence MDESSGVGVLDKAAAVLAALERNPLTLAGLVTATGLARPTAHRLAVALEHHRFVGRDLQGRFVLGPRLIELAESAGEDPLLATAGPILTRLRDITGESVQLFRRQGDIRICVASVERPHGLRDTVPVGAQLSMSAGSAAQVLLAWEEPEKLEKLLDTASFTLSTLQSVRRRGWAQSVAEREAGVASVSAPVLAPSGKLIAAVSVSGPIERLTRSPGRLHAPAVLAAAERLSEVLRRSGAPE